In one window of Candidatus Sulfuricurvum sp. RIFRC-1 DNA:
- a CDS encoding lipid A biosynthesis lauroyl acyltransferase: protein MLLYRLFLLLDSFLMALPRSWRKGVFTSLSALAHRLAPKRNQVIQQNLAFAFNNNLSDTEKGEIERYCYRNLALNLLQTMENRRNSAEDIASVVTFKNREKVDAVLAQGRGIIFVSAHFGNWELGGAALSSLITPVASIYKGFSRREFDPYLFEARSHHRMELAEKNGALKHMAKTLKKNGSVLLMIDQASNAKYGVKGDFFSHSAYHSSTAAHLASKFQVPIVGVYIISEDEKHYTVSFEDPIDVEGINEEAILEATIQQVNAMERVIKEHPKLWFWCHKRWKGEYKEIYEG, encoded by the coding sequence ATGCTCCTATATCGTCTCTTTCTACTCTTGGACAGTTTTTTGATGGCATTACCAAGGTCATGGCGAAAAGGGGTATTTACCTCTTTGTCCGCGCTCGCCCATCGACTCGCACCAAAACGCAATCAAGTTATTCAACAAAATCTTGCCTTTGCCTTTAACAACAACCTGAGCGATACGGAAAAAGGGGAAATTGAGCGATATTGCTATCGAAATCTTGCTCTAAATCTGCTCCAAACCATGGAGAATCGCCGAAACAGTGCCGAAGATATCGCTTCCGTTGTCACGTTCAAAAATCGCGAAAAAGTGGATGCTGTTTTAGCGCAAGGGAGAGGGATTATTTTTGTCTCTGCCCATTTTGGAAATTGGGAGCTCGGCGGTGCCGCACTCTCCTCACTTATCACCCCCGTTGCTTCGATTTACAAAGGGTTCAGCCGTCGTGAGTTCGATCCCTATTTGTTTGAAGCACGTTCCCACCATCGGATGGAATTGGCAGAAAAAAACGGTGCGCTCAAACATATGGCCAAAACCCTCAAAAAGAACGGTTCCGTTTTACTGATGATCGATCAGGCCAGTAACGCGAAATACGGGGTGAAAGGTGATTTCTTCAGCCATAGCGCTTATCACTCTTCCACAGCAGCCCATTTAGCCAGTAAATTTCAAGTCCCCATCGTCGGGGTTTATATCATCAGTGAGGATGAAAAGCATTACACCGTTTCATTTGAAGACCCGATCGACGTTGAGGGGATTAATGAAGAGGCAATTTTAGAAGCGACAATCCAACAAGTCAATGCAATGGAGCGGGTGATTAAAGAGCACCCGAAACTTTGGTTCTGGTGCCATAAACGGTGGAAAGGTGAATATAAAGAAATTTATGAAGGATAG
- a CDS encoding dUTP diphosphatase, whose protein sequence is MNKLLSMLQLQQQLNDATNGIGWERGTTKEGKRINWRRCIYMESAEMIDSFGWKHWKSIAQPTDYANLQIEIVDVWHFVMSLVLEDGIYRENETHEQMVTWMAETKGYEMLCTQSAPAFASDEALMLKIETIMRRSLEPAINGDLEKMVDDFFRLSVMGALNLDELYRLYVGKNILNQFRQDHGYKEGSYIKIWNGLEDNAVMKSAWETNPDMSPSELYSVLKESYPS, encoded by the coding sequence ATGAATAAACTGCTTTCAATGTTACAGCTTCAACAACAGCTAAATGATGCCACCAACGGAATCGGATGGGAACGCGGGACGACTAAAGAGGGAAAACGGATTAATTGGCGTCGTTGTATTTATATGGAGAGCGCTGAGATGATCGATTCGTTCGGTTGGAAACATTGGAAAAGTATTGCTCAGCCGACTGATTATGCAAACCTTCAAATCGAGATTGTCGATGTGTGGCATTTTGTGATGAGTTTGGTACTCGAAGACGGTATTTACCGTGAAAATGAAACGCATGAGCAGATGGTAACTTGGATGGCTGAAACCAAAGGGTATGAAATGCTTTGTACACAAAGTGCACCTGCTTTTGCATCGGATGAAGCGTTGATGTTGAAAATCGAGACCATTATGCGACGCTCACTGGAACCGGCGATCAATGGAGATTTGGAAAAAATGGTCGATGATTTTTTCCGTCTTTCGGTGATGGGTGCGTTGAATCTCGATGAGTTGTACCGTCTTTATGTCGGAAAAAATATCCTCAACCAATTCCGTCAGGATCATGGGTACAAAGAGGGGAGCTATATCAAAATCTGGAATGGCTTAGAGGATAATGCGGTGATGAAAAGTGCGTGGGAAACGAATCCCGATATGTCACCTTCTGAGCTGTACAGTGTTCTAAAAGAATCCTATCCTTCATAA
- a CDS encoding uracil-DNA glycosylase — protein sequence MQKINCHRCIYYFVTWEAHQPHGCKAYGFKAKMIPSMVVQNSSGAPCSYFTPKTPVSK from the coding sequence ATGCAAAAGATTAACTGTCATCGATGTATCTACTATTTTGTCACATGGGAAGCCCATCAACCGCACGGGTGCAAAGCGTATGGCTTTAAAGCAAAGATGATCCCCTCAATGGTCGTTCAAAACTCCAGCGGAGCGCCGTGCAGTTATTTTACCCCTAAAACTCCCGTTTCCAAGTAA
- a CDS encoding pyridoxamine 5'-phosphate oxidase-like protein: MIEKIERFIHEHHLLSLASMGDRLWCCSMFYAYDPQSISLIVASDETSEHMKNVAQNFHVAGTVALETKTVGKIQGIQFVGVMDKAEKKAHELYFEAFPYARIMNPTLWVIRLDAVKMTDNTLGFGKKVTWKREF, from the coding sequence ATGATTGAAAAAATCGAGCGTTTTATCCACGAGCATCACCTCCTGTCCTTGGCGAGTATGGGGGATCGGCTATGGTGCTGTTCGATGTTTTATGCGTATGACCCGCAGAGTATCTCATTGATCGTGGCCTCAGATGAGACGAGTGAGCATATGAAAAACGTGGCTCAAAATTTCCATGTCGCCGGAACGGTAGCGCTGGAGACCAAAACGGTAGGGAAAATACAGGGGATACAGTTTGTCGGGGTAATGGATAAAGCGGAAAAAAAAGCGCATGAACTTTATTTCGAAGCGTTCCCGTATGCGCGGATTATGAACCCGACCTTATGGGTTATACGCCTCGATGCGGTCAAAATGACCGATAACACCTTGGGCTTCGGAAAAAAGGTTACTTGGAAACGGGAGTTTTAG
- a CDS encoding pyridoxal phosphate-dependent aminotransferase, translating to MDEFRFIDRSDSNAEKYTLRQKLFHTQEVQPLWVADMDIATPECVIHAVQKRLLHPILGYEIMSDSAYEAQIEWVREHHGFTIQREWLSYSPSVVASIGCAIRAFSEEGDEVIVMDPVYPPFYGMVRDNSRSLLLHPLKQDNTGVYRFNIERLCTQITPKTKLLLLCSPHNPIGRVWSRDELLALGELCLEHGIVIISDEIHSDIVFAPHAHIPTASLSLELLNNTVTLIGPGKTFNMAGFSISTVCIASDELRALYEKEAHRVHFGDGAALSHVAFETAYTEGGGWHKKLLAHLNANAQLIETWVAEHPVIQCRIPEATYLAWLDCRALGLSDRELREFFVQKAGLGLSPGLSFGKEGSGFMRLNFAVSSSVLMDALDQLDKALND from the coding sequence ATGGATGAGTTTCGCTTTATTGACCGCAGTGACTCAAATGCCGAAAAATATACCCTTCGGCAAAAGCTTTTTCATACCCAAGAGGTTCAGCCCCTTTGGGTCGCCGATATGGACATCGCTACCCCTGAGTGTGTTATCCACGCGGTTCAAAAGAGACTTCTTCATCCGATACTCGGGTATGAGATCATGAGCGATAGCGCCTACGAAGCGCAGATCGAGTGGGTGCGGGAGCATCACGGCTTTACGATACAACGTGAATGGCTGAGCTACTCCCCCTCGGTCGTCGCCTCGATCGGGTGTGCGATCCGTGCATTCAGTGAAGAAGGCGATGAGGTGATCGTCATGGACCCCGTCTATCCTCCGTTTTATGGCATGGTGAGGGATAATAGCCGCTCTTTGCTTCTTCATCCGTTGAAACAAGACAATACAGGAGTCTACCGTTTTAATATCGAGCGCCTTTGTACTCAAATTACACCGAAAACTAAACTGCTATTGCTCTGCTCTCCCCACAATCCGATCGGGCGGGTATGGAGCCGTGATGAGCTTTTAGCGTTGGGGGAATTGTGTTTGGAACACGGTATTGTGATTATCAGCGATGAGATTCACTCTGATATTGTTTTTGCCCCTCATGCGCATATCCCGACCGCATCATTATCTTTGGAATTGTTAAACAATACGGTGACACTGATAGGACCGGGGAAAACCTTTAATATGGCGGGATTTTCGATTTCTACCGTTTGTATCGCTTCGGATGAACTACGCGCACTCTATGAAAAAGAGGCGCATCGTGTCCACTTCGGTGATGGTGCGGCGCTCTCTCATGTAGCGTTTGAAACCGCTTACACCGAGGGTGGCGGGTGGCATAAAAAACTTTTAGCACATCTAAACGCGAATGCTCAACTCATTGAGACGTGGGTGGCAGAACACCCTGTGATTCAATGTCGAATTCCAGAAGCAACCTATTTGGCATGGCTCGATTGCAGAGCTTTAGGGTTGAGTGATCGAGAGCTACGGGAGTTTTTTGTCCAAAAAGCGGGACTTGGGCTTAGCCCGGGACTCAGCTTTGGTAAAGAGGGATCAGGGTTTATGCGGCTCAATTTTGCCGTCTCTTCATCGGTACTCATGGATGCGTTGGATCAGTTGGATAAGGCTTTGAATGATTGA
- the ovoA gene encoding 5-histidylcysteine sulfoxide synthase produces the protein MLQRQMKSVRLDGVDTTLKRSELQVYFHQSFNLFESLFELLKSDDVYYLQSEPTRHPMIFYFGHTAIFYINKLVASGALKERINPHFEELFAVGVDEMTWDASSDSLKWPSVDEVRGYRQKVRLLVDEMIMTLPMKLPIMKEDPLWAIWMGIEHERIHIETSSVLHRQMALEFILPHEDFLLCPVQGDTPENALVSFSASKVSMGKGSADQGLYGWDNEYGHAQVSVEAFQASRYLVSNGEFMDFVMANGYKVSRWWDEEGLRYLQIRKATCPPFWIPQEEGTYKYRSLTHEIDMPYNWPVEVNALEAEAFCRWKSAQEGMAYRLPTEAEWRVMVEAGGIDEEIFDDERANINLAHFASSVPVDTFAHGELYDVAGNVWQWTQTQMDGFDGFVTHPWYDDFSEPTFDGRHNLIKGGSWISTGNEILLESRYAFRRHFIQHAGFRYVVGEGANESDKYANIDQMYARWVKRYG, from the coding sequence GTGCTGCAAAGACAAATGAAATCGGTACGATTGGACGGAGTGGATACAACCCTAAAACGCTCCGAGCTTCAAGTGTATTTCCATCAAAGTTTCAATCTTTTTGAGTCATTGTTTGAACTGTTGAAAAGCGATGATGTTTATTATCTTCAATCCGAACCGACACGTCATCCGATGATTTTTTATTTTGGACATACGGCGATTTTTTATATTAATAAACTGGTGGCATCGGGTGCGTTAAAAGAGCGGATTAATCCCCATTTCGAAGAGCTGTTTGCTGTCGGTGTCGATGAAATGACGTGGGATGCCAGTAGTGATTCACTCAAATGGCCGAGTGTCGATGAGGTGAGGGGGTATCGGCAAAAAGTTCGCCTTCTTGTGGATGAGATGATTATGACGTTACCGATGAAGCTTCCAATAATGAAAGAAGATCCATTATGGGCAATATGGATGGGGATCGAGCACGAGCGTATCCACATTGAAACTTCTAGTGTTCTGCATCGTCAAATGGCGTTGGAATTTATCCTTCCTCACGAAGATTTTCTGCTGTGTCCCGTTCAGGGGGATACTCCTGAAAATGCTCTGGTCTCTTTTTCCGCATCAAAAGTGTCAATGGGGAAAGGCTCAGCGGATCAGGGGCTTTACGGGTGGGATAATGAATACGGACATGCACAGGTGAGCGTAGAAGCGTTTCAAGCCTCCCGCTATCTGGTCAGTAACGGCGAGTTTATGGATTTTGTGATGGCAAATGGATACAAAGTGAGTCGATGGTGGGATGAAGAGGGGCTTCGCTATCTCCAAATCCGTAAAGCGACGTGTCCTCCGTTTTGGATTCCGCAAGAGGAGGGCACCTATAAATACCGCTCACTCACTCACGAGATCGATATGCCCTATAATTGGCCGGTAGAGGTAAATGCCCTCGAAGCGGAAGCGTTTTGCCGCTGGAAAAGTGCTCAAGAGGGGATGGCCTATCGTCTCCCAACGGAGGCAGAGTGGAGGGTGATGGTAGAAGCGGGTGGTATAGATGAAGAGATATTTGATGATGAGCGTGCCAACATCAATCTTGCCCATTTTGCCTCTTCTGTCCCTGTAGATACGTTCGCCCACGGTGAGCTCTATGATGTCGCGGGAAATGTGTGGCAATGGACCCAAACGCAGATGGATGGATTTGATGGGTTTGTGACCCATCCGTGGTACGATGATTTTTCAGAACCGACGTTTGATGGAAGACACAACCTTATCAAAGGGGGATCATGGATATCTACCGGTAATGAGATACTCCTAGAGTCTCGTTACGCATTTCGCCGCCATTTTATCCAACATGCCGGATTTCGATACGTGGTCGGTGAGGGTGCAAACGAGAGTGATAAATACGCCAACATCGATCAGATGTATGCGCGATGGGTAAAACGGTATGGATGA
- a CDS encoding sensor domain-containing diguanylate cyclase encodes MLWTLLVVALIPMALISLYSYYNIKQQIISSQLSHLEAISQLKSLQIEHFYNDITNDLHIIHASPYTKNLILNKSSDLAGAKKLFEQQLSQYMFDDEINKIYIIGLDGNIIASSQKRASDNVAAYNKIAFEEGKRTMYFSDIYLSDVSLGKDKRYLFNASVPIFDYENKVIGVVVGEFTADAFFNQIQDYSGLGESGETLLGKKSKDKVIFLNPLRHDQNAGMKRSARIDGHIGRPAVLGATGHNGNGLSIDYRGVEVLAAWKYVPTTGWGIVAKIDQTEAFKPLEAIRNSIALTALILLILGVSVSLKMSDDIAAPVDNLEEEAHRDALTGLPNRMMLMELLEQVINKAKLKDTIVAVMFLDLDGFKCVNDTYGHEVGDILLKNVALRLTNCIRQSDTVARLGGDEFVILLCGAQDIKNIEKIAANIIQALSKEFSIGGSIARIGVSIGISIFPINTINADEIIKQADKAMYEAKKSGKNNFKFTDEFHSVII; translated from the coding sequence ATGCTTTGGACATTATTGGTTGTAGCTTTAATACCGATGGCACTTATTTCTCTGTACAGTTATTACAATATAAAGCAACAAATTATCTCTTCGCAGCTATCGCATTTGGAAGCAATCTCCCAGCTGAAATCGCTACAGATTGAACATTTTTATAATGACATCACAAATGATCTCCATATCATTCATGCTTCACCCTATACTAAAAATTTAATTCTAAATAAATCGTCTGATTTGGCGGGAGCGAAAAAATTATTTGAACAACAACTGAGTCAATATATGTTTGATGATGAAATTAATAAAATCTATATCATAGGATTGGACGGAAATATTATTGCAAGCTCACAAAAGCGAGCCAGTGATAACGTTGCTGCCTATAATAAAATCGCATTTGAAGAAGGTAAGCGAACAATGTACTTTTCCGATATTTACCTATCGGATGTGTCATTAGGGAAAGACAAAAGGTATCTGTTTAATGCGTCTGTCCCTATTTTTGACTATGAAAATAAAGTGATCGGGGTAGTCGTCGGTGAATTTACGGCAGATGCTTTTTTTAATCAAATACAAGATTATTCAGGATTGGGAGAGAGCGGCGAAACACTGTTGGGTAAGAAATCGAAAGATAAAGTCATTTTTTTGAATCCGTTAAGGCATGATCAGAATGCTGGAATGAAAAGAAGTGCACGTATAGACGGTCATATAGGGAGACCTGCTGTTTTGGGCGCAACGGGGCACAACGGAAATGGACTATCGATTGATTATCGGGGGGTAGAAGTTCTTGCCGCATGGAAATATGTTCCGACAACCGGTTGGGGGATAGTGGCCAAAATCGATCAAACTGAAGCGTTTAAACCTTTGGAAGCCATCAGAAACAGTATTGCCCTTACGGCCCTTATATTATTGATCCTTGGTGTGAGTGTTTCGTTAAAAATGAGTGACGACATCGCAGCTCCTGTGGATAATCTGGAAGAGGAAGCGCATCGGGATGCATTGACGGGATTGCCGAACAGAATGATGTTGATGGAACTTTTGGAACAGGTTATCAATAAGGCAAAACTAAAAGATACGATTGTCGCTGTTATGTTTTTAGACCTTGACGGCTTCAAATGTGTCAATGATACCTACGGGCATGAAGTTGGAGATATATTGCTGAAAAATGTCGCTTTGAGACTTACCAATTGCATTAGACAAAGCGATACAGTAGCGAGATTGGGCGGTGATGAATTTGTCATATTACTGTGCGGTGCTCAGGATATAAAAAATATAGAAAAAATAGCGGCAAATATCATCCAAGCATTGAGTAAAGAATTTTCAATCGGAGGATCGATAGCAAGGATCGGAGTGAGTATCGGCATAAGTATTTTTCCCATAAATACAATAAATGCAGATGAAATAATCAAACAAGCGGATAAGGCGATGTACGAAGCAAAAAAATCGGGAAAAAATAATTTTAAATTCACGGATGAATTTCACAGCGTGATAATTTAA
- a CDS encoding DUF4760 domain-containing protein, with the protein MDTDTLGVVVSLIGAAFVARQTYAHFIRNRAFAYIERFNHKDFMELRIAIEQWISENPNPSSLSTLLKSKALEDIAMSVQIRTYLNLFQELAVAFEKGMVDKHIFYRNFDFLIVSNWERFADFIYTIRALSGDFTIYKRFELMAKEVKSAKKTDSVEGKIYVFGYGSLMLEESIHKTLQRPDGRYPLFDATLQGYIRGWDIVIDIFSDTLQRPLKALFLNVRKQPEGSADGMIFSVTLDELNRLKEREVNYDCIEVTPRVSSLILQSSDVVVTFVGQSEHLLDQCRETCYVMQRYLNVLEKIKPLYPRQYQLMQESASFEAEVLEGTYSFPAKG; encoded by the coding sequence ATGGATACAGATACATTAGGGGTTGTCGTATCATTGATAGGGGCGGCATTCGTTGCTCGCCAGACATACGCCCATTTTATCCGAAATCGGGCGTTTGCTTATATCGAACGGTTTAATCATAAAGATTTTATGGAGCTTCGAATCGCTATCGAACAGTGGATTAGTGAAAATCCAAATCCATCCAGTCTTTCGACATTGTTAAAATCAAAAGCTTTAGAGGATATTGCGATGTCGGTACAGATACGTACCTATTTGAATCTATTTCAGGAACTTGCCGTCGCATTTGAGAAAGGGATGGTCGATAAACATATTTTTTACCGAAATTTTGACTTTCTGATCGTTTCAAACTGGGAGCGATTTGCCGATTTTATTTATACCATACGGGCATTGAGCGGTGATTTTACCATCTATAAACGGTTTGAACTGATGGCAAAAGAGGTTAAATCGGCTAAAAAAACGGACAGTGTAGAGGGTAAAATTTATGTGTTTGGGTACGGTTCTTTGATGCTTGAGGAGAGTATTCATAAAACACTTCAGCGTCCAGACGGAAGATACCCTCTTTTTGATGCAACGTTACAAGGATACATACGGGGATGGGATATTGTAATCGATATCTTTTCCGATACGCTTCAACGACCGCTCAAGGCATTGTTTTTAAATGTACGCAAGCAGCCTGAGGGGTCAGCGGACGGTATGATTTTCAGTGTCACGTTGGACGAATTGAATCGCCTCAAAGAGCGTGAAGTCAATTATGATTGTATCGAAGTGACGCCGCGTGTCTCGTCATTAATTCTTCAATCTTCCGATGTGGTTGTGACCTTTGTCGGACAAAGCGAACATTTGCTGGATCAGTGCCGTGAAACGTGCTATGTGATGCAACGCTATCTCAATGTTTTGGAAAAAATCAAACCGCTGTATCCCCGACAATATCAACTCATGCAAGAATCTGCCTCATTTGAAGCGGAAGTGTTGGAGGGGACCTATTCATTTCCGGCTAAGGGATGA
- the pgeF gene encoding peptidoglycan editing factor PgeF → MKTVSSMLLSSYPTITACFTTRHGGSSTIPYTSANLAFHVGDNPDHVVANHDALAQTLNYNRHALVHMRQIHSDRIIIVHEELTFDTPPECDALITNRLNTPLMVMSADCTPILIYDPIRHVAAAVHAGRAGAFNEILPKTIQTMKEQFGCDCENLRVVLGPSIHGCCYEINQKIAKETEEQGYLSALKRIEERVFLEVNTILLKQLEVLGIMSEHIEVSNHCTSCSHEEYFSYRADLQQTGRIAGVIILR, encoded by the coding sequence ATGAAAACCGTATCATCAATGCTCTTATCATCGTATCCGACGATCACCGCCTGTTTTACCACGCGCCATGGCGGTAGCTCTACTATCCCCTACACCAGTGCGAATCTCGCATTTCATGTCGGGGACAACCCCGATCATGTTGTAGCCAATCACGATGCTCTAGCCCAGACACTCAATTACAATCGTCATGCTCTCGTCCACATGCGTCAAATTCACTCAGATCGGATCATCATCGTCCATGAGGAGTTAACCTTTGATACACCGCCCGAATGCGATGCTCTGATCACCAACCGCCTCAATACACCTCTTATGGTTATGAGTGCCGATTGTACTCCCATACTGATCTACGACCCTATCCGTCATGTTGCTGCGGCAGTCCATGCAGGTCGGGCGGGAGCATTCAATGAAATCTTGCCCAAAACGATTCAAACGATGAAAGAACAATTTGGCTGTGATTGTGAAAATCTGCGGGTAGTGTTAGGTCCATCCATCCACGGATGCTGCTATGAAATCAACCAAAAGATTGCAAAAGAGACAGAAGAACAAGGGTATCTTAGTGCGCTGAAAAGAATCGAAGAGAGAGTATTTTTAGAGGTGAATACGATTCTTTTGAAACAATTAGAGGTATTGGGGATCATGAGCGAACACATTGAAGTGAGTAATCACTGCACCTCATGCTCTCATGAAGAGTATTTTTCCTATCGTGCTGATTTACAGCAGACGGGACGTATCGCCGGGGTAATTATTCTCCGATAA
- the dxs gene encoding 1-deoxy-D-xylulose-5-phosphate synthase, translating to MDIKNFTLPQLEDLSQKIRDRILEVVSTNGGHLSSTLGATEIIVAMHKVFNSTKDPFIFDVSHQSYAHKLLTDRWEEFATLRQFNGLSGYTKPSESKSDYFVAGHSSTSISLGVGAAKAIALKNEQESRIPVVVIGDGAMSAGMAYEAMNELGDRKYPMVIILNDNEMSIAKPIGAISRMLSSAMASPFYQRFKRKTEQFVDNFGEGAHYLAKRFEESFKLITPGIMFEEMGIEYIGPIDGHDLKSLIETFEIAKGMGKPVLVHIQTIKGKGYEIAEGKHEKWHGVSPFDLKSGTANSKSSLISATQIYADALMNQADKNEKIVGVTAAMPSGTGLSALMEKYPERFWDVAIAEQHAVTSMGALAKEGFKPFCTIYSTFLQRGFDQVIHDVCLMDLPVVFALDRAGIVGEDGETHQGAYDISFLRLIPNMTLCAPRDELSFHQIVDFASTYAHPCAIRYPRGAFAEADLPSSIPYERGKAQLLISNDSNRLFIGYGNGVGRAAQTMAFMEEKPSLLDLRFVKPLDSEMLRQMAQKHKQWYVFSDSSRMGGVGSALLEWLSEAKITDVGVVSFEYDDEFIKHGNTKLVEESLGLLPEQLALRVIGE from the coding sequence ATGGATATCAAAAATTTTACTTTGCCTCAATTGGAAGATCTTTCTCAAAAAATACGAGACCGTATTTTAGAGGTAGTGAGTACCAACGGAGGGCATTTGAGTTCTACTTTGGGAGCGACAGAAATTATTGTTGCGATGCACAAAGTATTTAACTCCACCAAAGACCCTTTTATTTTTGATGTTTCTCATCAGTCTTATGCCCATAAACTTCTAACCGATCGATGGGAAGAATTTGCAACACTGCGTCAGTTTAATGGATTAAGTGGTTACACAAAGCCCTCAGAGTCGAAAAGCGATTATTTTGTGGCAGGGCACAGTTCCACCTCTATTTCCCTCGGCGTCGGTGCGGCAAAAGCGATAGCCCTTAAAAATGAGCAGGAGAGCCGTATCCCCGTTGTGGTGATCGGGGATGGGGCAATGTCAGCGGGGATGGCATATGAGGCGATGAATGAGCTGGGGGATCGCAAATATCCGATGGTGATTATTCTCAATGACAATGAGATGAGCATCGCCAAACCGATCGGCGCGATTAGCCGTATGCTGAGTTCCGCAATGGCAAGCCCCTTTTATCAACGGTTTAAACGTAAAACGGAGCAGTTTGTTGATAACTTCGGTGAAGGGGCCCATTATCTTGCCAAACGGTTTGAGGAGTCGTTTAAACTGATTACTCCCGGGATTATGTTCGAAGAGATGGGTATTGAGTACATTGGACCCATTGACGGACATGATCTAAAATCGCTGATCGAGACGTTTGAGATTGCTAAAGGGATGGGTAAGCCGGTTTTAGTCCATATTCAGACGATTAAAGGCAAAGGGTATGAGATCGCTGAGGGGAAACACGAAAAATGGCATGGGGTCTCACCGTTTGATCTCAAAAGCGGAACGGCAAATAGTAAAAGTTCCCTTATAAGTGCCACGCAAATTTACGCGGATGCCCTGATGAATCAAGCCGACAAGAATGAAAAAATTGTAGGGGTTACGGCTGCGATGCCAAGCGGAACAGGCTTAAGCGCATTAATGGAAAAATACCCGGAACGTTTTTGGGATGTGGCAATCGCAGAACAGCATGCCGTTACGTCGATGGGGGCATTGGCAAAAGAGGGGTTTAAACCGTTTTGTACGATTTACTCCACTTTCTTGCAACGAGGATTTGACCAAGTGATCCACGATGTATGTTTGATGGATTTACCGGTGGTCTTTGCCCTCGATCGTGCCGGAATCGTCGGAGAAGACGGTGAAACCCATCAAGGGGCGTACGATATCAGCTTTTTACGGCTGATCCCCAACATGACCCTCTGTGCTCCACGTGATGAACTCTCTTTTCATCAGATTGTCGATTTTGCGTCGACGTATGCACATCCATGTGCCATTCGTTACCCAAGGGGTGCGTTTGCAGAAGCGGATCTCCCCTCATCGATCCCTTATGAGAGAGGAAAAGCTCAATTGCTTATTTCCAACGACTCCAATCGGCTCTTTATCGGATACGGCAACGGGGTCGGACGTGCGGCGCAAACGATGGCATTTATGGAGGAGAAACCTTCATTGCTCGATTTACGCTTTGTAAAACCTCTGGATTCTGAGATGTTACGCCAAATGGCACAAAAGCATAAGCAATGGTATGTTTTTAGTGATTCATCCCGTATGGGCGGGGTAGGAAGTGCATTGCTGGAATGGTTGTCGGAAGCGAAAATTACCGATGTAGGGGTGGTGAGTTTCGAATACGATGATGAATTTATCAAGCACGGTAATACCAAGCTCGTCGAAGAGTCTTTGGGATTGCTCCCTGAACAATTAGCCCTACGCGTTATCGGAGAATAA
- the fliH gene encoding flagellar assembly protein FliH, which produces MDVVIQNNSHGAHAISKYQFKILSSLSGMSVGDATHEIHHTLQEEPVVERRRESGTSSKDELIESLLKKADEMSSNVIKMQMRIESMQEEHLAALEEAKRVGFEEGVEAGVAQEQAKNSGQSAQSHEQLSQSVKTLEKAAADFVVALESIQKELTHTALDIAKEVIGIETGEHSSKIAAKLSNDLIEELKDASKITLRVNPADHGFISEKVGSLTHVEVLSDRAISPGGVVAISDAGNIDSEIKKRYERLKRSLLLES; this is translated from the coding sequence ATGGATGTGGTCATTCAAAACAATTCACACGGTGCCCACGCCATTAGCAAGTACCAGTTTAAAATTCTTTCTTCTCTTTCGGGGATGAGTGTCGGTGATGCGACGCATGAAATACATCATACCCTTCAAGAAGAGCCTGTTGTTGAACGTCGCAGGGAGAGCGGTACATCGTCCAAAGATGAGTTGATTGAATCATTGCTTAAAAAAGCAGACGAGATGAGTTCCAATGTGATTAAGATGCAAATGCGGATCGAATCAATGCAAGAAGAGCATCTAGCTGCACTTGAAGAGGCTAAGAGAGTTGGATTTGAGGAAGGGGTAGAGGCAGGTGTCGCACAAGAACAGGCTAAAAATTCGGGCCAGAGTGCACAATCGCATGAACAACTTTCGCAGTCGGTTAAAACCCTTGAAAAAGCAGCGGCTGACTTTGTCGTTGCACTAGAGTCGATTCAAAAAGAGCTTACCCATACGGCTTTGGATATTGCCAAAGAGGTCATTGGCATTGAGACCGGAGAACATAGTTCCAAAATAGCGGCTAAACTCTCGAATGATTTGATCGAAGAGCTTAAAGATGCCTCTAAAATTACCCTTCGAGTGAATCCTGCCGATCATGGATTTATCTCTGAAAAAGTAGGTTCCCTAACGCATGTAGAAGTATTGTCCGATCGTGCTATCAGCCCCGGCGGTGTTGTTGCCATCAGTGATGCGGGAAATATCGATTCAGAAATTAAAAAGCGCTATGAGCGACTTAAACGTTCACTTTTACTTGAATCGTAA